The proteins below are encoded in one region of Pseudomonas ekonensis:
- the pvdM gene encoding pyoverdine-tailoring dipeptidase-like protein PvdM has product MTKPRSKKALFIGLPLALAVAAGAGFAVWDTFFKDNPGYPHKVMQQAEALHEHMLSFDSHITITQGFGTTGNEIDKDGSEQFDLVKANRGRLSGAALTIFGWPEIWNGANAPHRPTAGFVDEARNQQEIRYKIISGMVRDFPNQVGIAYTANDFRRLHGEGKFAIFISMLNAYPLGHDLNQLDLWTARGMRMFGFSYIGNNDWADSSRPLPFFNDSPDALDGLSDLGKQAVKRLNDLGVIIDVSQMSTKALEQVAQLSRTPLVASHSAPRAMVDIPRNLSDKELQLIKNSGGVVQIVGFSQYLRPLTQQTQDKLNELRKRFDLPPLPNLAVALMPGDPIIAAWPEQRFGEYAGQLYAILEEEPKASLKDLGDAIDYTVRKIGIDHVGISSDFNEGGGVKGWENVGEIRNVTAELLSRGYSEADIAKLWGGNFLRVWDQVEKSARPALAQNREAAKP; this is encoded by the coding sequence ATGACAAAACCACGTTCGAAAAAGGCTCTTTTCATCGGCCTGCCGCTGGCCCTGGCGGTTGCCGCCGGTGCCGGCTTCGCGGTCTGGGACACTTTCTTCAAGGACAATCCCGGCTACCCGCACAAAGTGATGCAACAGGCCGAGGCGCTGCACGAGCACATGCTGTCGTTCGACAGCCACATCACCATCACCCAGGGCTTCGGCACCACCGGCAACGAGATCGACAAGGACGGCAGCGAGCAGTTCGACCTGGTCAAGGCCAACCGCGGGCGGCTGTCGGGCGCGGCGCTGACCATCTTCGGCTGGCCGGAGATCTGGAACGGCGCCAACGCCCCGCACCGCCCCACCGCCGGCTTCGTCGACGAGGCGCGCAACCAGCAGGAAATCCGCTACAAGATCATTTCCGGCATGGTGCGCGACTTCCCCAACCAGGTCGGCATCGCCTACACCGCCAACGACTTCCGCCGCCTGCACGGCGAAGGCAAGTTCGCCATCTTCATCAGCATGCTCAACGCCTACCCGCTGGGCCACGACCTGAACCAGCTGGACCTGTGGACCGCCCGCGGCATGCGCATGTTCGGCTTCAGCTACATCGGCAACAACGACTGGGCCGACTCGTCCCGCCCGCTGCCGTTCTTCAACGACTCGCCCGACGCCCTCGACGGCCTCTCGGACCTGGGCAAGCAGGCGGTCAAACGCCTGAACGACCTGGGCGTGATCATCGACGTCTCGCAGATGTCCACCAAGGCCCTGGAGCAGGTCGCCCAACTGAGCCGCACCCCGCTGGTGGCGTCGCACTCGGCGCCGCGGGCCATGGTCGACATTCCGCGCAACCTCAGCGACAAGGAACTGCAACTGATCAAGAACAGCGGCGGCGTGGTGCAGATCGTCGGCTTCTCGCAGTACCTGCGCCCGCTGACCCAGCAGACCCAGGACAAGCTCAACGAGCTGCGCAAGCGCTTCGACCTGCCGCCGCTGCCGAACCTGGCCGTGGCCCTGATGCCGGGCGACCCGATCATCGCCGCGTGGCCCGAGCAACGCTTCGGCGAGTACGCCGGCCAGCTCTACGCGATCCTCGAAGAGGAACCCAAGGCCAGCCTCAAGGACCTGGGCGACGCCATCGACTACACCGTGCGCAAGATCGGCATCGACCACGTCGGCATCAGTTCCGACTTCAACGAAGGCGGCGGCGTCAAAGGCTGGGAGAACGTCGGCGAGATCCGCAACGTGACCGCCGAACTGCTGTCGCGCGGCTACTCCGAGGCGGACATCGCCAAACTGTGGGGCGGCAACTTCCTGCGGGTCTGGGACCAGGTCGAGAAATCCGCCAGGCCTGCGCTGGCCCAGAACCGGGAAGCCGCCAAGCCATGA
- the pvdP gene encoding pyoverdine maturation tyrosinase PvdP, producing MRISRRWFMAGLALTGAAVPAAYFGHREWTKPDPAVTPGEASFDVADVAGQRLANALRGVWKIRFTGADAGLEGLPPKGLEVFLDIGQKGRGVCGFLDTPERLRSDETPRYRILGDLAGADASTLSWRLIGAGGRVDYELNMVLDEVWADFGNAGSGSLSGTVQRLDRSLALPGQDNRFIAVKCLFPEARQRTPLNPTLLAWLVSPEHRLFHQVWHATRDKWHTLSEDKRNALRGLGWQPGPRDRERDARGTRKDRNGSGIDFFFMHRHMLGTARSMQDLPSWAFFPLPQPELVRDRQGFARYFDNHDGTALPPTWLAEGDDEYSQWVSDIKTAETYQSNFEVWESQYRDPQYLSKLTLGQLGSEMELGLHDWLHMRWASVPRDPSNGQPVPLARDLDDFAARWFAPENDFLGDPFSSHVNPVFWHFHGWIDDRVEDWFRAHERFHPGQVERLEVNGVRWFAQGRWVEVADPWLGPTTHGCSTTPGLQVGKSVEMDPETMKLALRITFGEDEKKLAELFRRVPQRPWYARNLKAKQNQA from the coding sequence ATGAGAATTTCTCGACGATGGTTCATGGCAGGCCTGGCACTGACCGGCGCTGCCGTACCGGCGGCCTATTTCGGGCATCGCGAATGGACGAAGCCGGATCCGGCGGTCACCCCCGGCGAGGCGTCGTTCGACGTGGCCGACGTGGCCGGGCAACGTCTGGCCAATGCGCTGCGCGGGGTCTGGAAGATCCGCTTCACGGGGGCCGACGCCGGCCTCGAAGGGCTGCCGCCCAAGGGGCTCGAAGTGTTTCTGGACATCGGCCAGAAAGGCCGGGGCGTGTGCGGCTTTCTCGACACACCGGAGCGCCTGCGCTCGGACGAAACACCCCGTTACCGAATTCTCGGCGACCTGGCCGGGGCCGACGCCTCGACGCTCAGCTGGCGCCTGATCGGTGCCGGCGGCCGGGTCGACTATGAATTGAACATGGTGCTCGACGAGGTCTGGGCCGATTTCGGCAACGCCGGCAGCGGCAGTCTCAGCGGCACGGTGCAGCGGCTGGACCGTTCGCTGGCGCTGCCGGGCCAGGATAACCGCTTCATCGCGGTCAAGTGCCTGTTCCCGGAGGCGCGCCAGCGCACGCCGCTGAACCCGACGCTGCTGGCCTGGCTGGTGTCGCCCGAGCATCGCCTGTTCCATCAGGTCTGGCATGCGACCCGGGACAAGTGGCACACCTTGTCCGAGGACAAGCGCAACGCCCTGCGCGGCCTCGGCTGGCAGCCCGGCCCGCGCGACCGCGAGCGTGACGCCCGCGGAACGCGCAAGGACCGCAACGGCTCGGGGATCGACTTCTTTTTCATGCACCGGCACATGCTCGGCACGGCCCGCTCCATGCAAGACCTGCCGTCATGGGCATTCTTCCCGCTGCCGCAGCCGGAGCTGGTGCGTGACCGCCAGGGCTTCGCCCGCTACTTCGACAACCACGACGGCACGGCGCTGCCGCCGACCTGGCTGGCCGAAGGCGACGATGAGTACAGCCAGTGGGTCAGCGACATCAAGACGGCCGAGACGTACCAGAGCAATTTCGAGGTCTGGGAGTCGCAGTACCGCGATCCGCAGTACCTGTCGAAGCTGACCCTGGGCCAGTTGGGCTCGGAGATGGAACTGGGCCTGCATGACTGGCTGCACATGCGCTGGGCTTCGGTGCCGCGGGATCCTTCCAACGGTCAGCCGGTGCCGCTGGCCCGGGACCTGGACGACTTCGCCGCCCGCTGGTTCGCGCCGGAGAACGACTTCCTCGGCGATCCGTTTTCCTCCCATGTGAACCCGGTGTTCTGGCATTTCCACGGCTGGATCGACGACCGCGTGGAGGACTGGTTCCGCGCCCACGAGCGCTTCCATCCGGGCCAGGTCGAGCGGCTTGAGGTCAACGGTGTGCGGTGGTTTGCGCAAGGGCGTTGGGTCGAGGTGGCCGATCCGTGGCTGGGGCCGACCACCCATGGCTGCAGCACCACACCGGGGCTGCAGGTGGGCAAGTCGGTGGAGATGGATCCGGAGACCATGAAACTGGCGCTGCGCATCACCTTCGGCGAAGACGAGAAGAAACTGGCCGAACTGTTCCGGCGCGTGCCGCAGCGGCCGTGGTATGCGCGCAACCTGAAGGCCAAGCAGAACCAGGCCTGA
- a CDS encoding efflux transporter outer membrane subunit translates to MKPRLSLLTVCLMLSACASPVQRPDSGLQPPAAWQSPHSDAPARHDAQWWTQFGSPELDRLIEQARLGSHDLAAAMARVRQARAATVIAGGSQLPEIKAGGNANRQKLLRGNGYSQLDADNSNKAVDYFDASLSASYEIDFWGGKRASRDSARFSLQASESDRATVELTLLGNVADTYAQTLSLRERSRIAELNLTNARSVLKLVQTRFDAGSATALELAQQKSLVAAQERQVPLVQQQAQEALISLAVLLGQPVQALAPSPEPFDRLTWPTIAAGVPSDLLSRRPDIARAEAQLAAAEADVNVARAAMLPTVTLTAQLGSGANRFSNLLRSPFYNLTAGLAAPIFNNGRLGAERDKATARQEELLETYRGAIVSGFADVEKALNSIQGLDEQRQWQTEELNQAQTAFNIAQSRYQAGAEDLLTVLETQRTLYAAQDSNVQLRLSRLQASIALYKALGGGWRAL, encoded by the coding sequence ATGAAACCGCGCCTCAGCCTGTTGACCGTGTGCCTGATGCTCAGCGCCTGCGCCAGTCCCGTCCAGCGTCCGGACAGCGGCCTGCAGCCGCCCGCCGCCTGGCAATCGCCCCACTCCGACGCCCCTGCCCGCCACGACGCGCAGTGGTGGACGCAATTCGGCAGCCCCGAGCTGGACCGCCTGATCGAACAGGCCCGGCTCGGCAGCCACGACCTGGCCGCCGCCATGGCCCGGGTGCGTCAGGCCCGTGCCGCCACGGTGATCGCCGGCGGCTCGCAACTGCCCGAGATCAAGGCAGGGGGCAACGCCAACCGGCAGAAGCTGCTGCGCGGCAACGGCTACAGCCAGCTCGACGCCGACAACAGCAACAAGGCTGTGGACTACTTCGACGCCAGCCTGAGCGCCAGCTACGAAATCGACTTCTGGGGCGGCAAGCGCGCCTCCCGGGACAGCGCACGGTTCAGCCTGCAAGCCAGCGAGTCCGACCGGGCGACCGTCGAGCTGACGCTGCTGGGCAACGTCGCCGACACCTACGCGCAAACCCTGTCCCTGCGCGAGCGCAGCCGCATCGCCGAACTGAACCTGACCAACGCCCGCAGTGTGCTGAAGCTGGTGCAGACCCGCTTCGACGCAGGTTCGGCCACCGCCCTGGAACTGGCCCAGCAGAAAAGCCTGGTGGCCGCCCAGGAGCGTCAGGTGCCCCTGGTGCAGCAACAGGCCCAGGAAGCGCTGATCAGCCTCGCCGTCCTGCTCGGCCAACCCGTGCAGGCGCTGGCGCCGTCGCCGGAGCCGTTCGACCGGCTGACATGGCCGACCATCGCGGCCGGCGTCCCCAGCGACCTGCTCAGCCGCCGCCCCGACATCGCCCGCGCCGAAGCGCAACTGGCCGCCGCCGAAGCCGACGTGAACGTGGCCCGGGCCGCCATGCTGCCCACCGTCACCCTGACCGCCCAGCTCGGCTCGGGCGCCAACCGGTTCAGCAACCTGCTCCGCAGTCCGTTCTACAACCTGACCGCCGGGCTGGCGGCGCCGATCTTCAACAACGGCCGCCTGGGCGCCGAGCGCGACAAGGCCACGGCCCGCCAGGAAGAACTGCTGGAAACCTACCGCGGCGCGATCGTCAGCGGTTTTGCCGACGTCGAAAAGGCCCTCAACAGCATTCAGGGGCTCGACGAACAGCGCCAGTGGCAGACCGAAGAACTGAACCAGGCCCAGACCGCGTTCAACATCGCCCAGAGCCGCTACCAGGCCGGCGCCGAAGACTTGCTGACGGTGCTGGAGACCCAGCGCACCCTGTACGCGGCACAGGATTCGAACGTGCAACTGCGGCTGTCGCGATTACAGGCGAGCATCGCCCTGTACAAGGCGCTCGGGGGCGGTTGGCGGGCGCTGTGA
- a CDS encoding MacB family efflux pump subunit, whose product MQTPLIELRDIRKSYGGGDAPEVHVLRGIDLSIHAGEFVAIVGASGSGKSTLMNILGCLDRPTSGEYRFAGENVAGLDSDELAWLRREAFGFVFQGYHLIPSGSAQENVEMPAIYAGTPAAERHARAAALLDRLGLASRTGNRPHQLSGGQQQRVSIARALMNGGHIILADEPTGALDSHSGKEVMALLDELAGQGHVVILITHDREVAARAKRIIEVRDGLIISDSAAGAPAVQAAANPGALQAVDLRKRLAEGAQATGAWKGELVDALHAAWRVMWINRFRTALTLLGIIIGVASVVVMLAVGEGSKRQVMAQMGAFGSNIIYLSGSAPNPRTPPGIVTLDDVAALASLPQVKRIMPVNGAEAGVRFGNVDHLSYVGGNDTNFPAIFNWPVVEGSYFTEADERNATAVAVIGKKVRDKLLKDVANPLGQYILIENVPFQVVGVLQEKGASSGDQDSDDRIAIPYSAASVRLFGTRNPEYVAIAAADARKVKEAEHAIEQLMLRLHNGKKDFELTNNAAMIQAEARTQNTLSLMLGSIAAISLLVGGIGVMNIMLMTVRERTREIGIRMATGARQRDILRQFLTEAVMLSVVGGLAGIALALIIGGVLILSEVAVAFSLMAVLGAFGCALVTGVVFGFMPARKAARLDPVTALTSE is encoded by the coding sequence ATGCAGACGCCCCTGATCGAACTGCGGGACATCCGCAAGTCCTACGGCGGCGGCGACGCCCCTGAGGTCCACGTGCTGCGCGGCATCGACCTGTCGATCCACGCCGGCGAGTTCGTGGCCATCGTCGGCGCGTCGGGCTCCGGCAAATCGACGCTGATGAACATCCTCGGCTGCCTCGACCGGCCGACGTCCGGCGAATACCGTTTCGCCGGCGAAAACGTCGCCGGCCTGGACAGCGACGAACTGGCCTGGCTGCGCCGCGAAGCGTTCGGCTTCGTGTTCCAGGGCTATCACCTGATCCCGTCCGGTTCGGCCCAGGAAAACGTCGAGATGCCGGCGATCTACGCCGGCACGCCGGCGGCCGAGCGGCACGCCCGCGCCGCCGCCCTGCTCGACCGCCTCGGCCTGGCCTCGCGCACCGGCAACCGTCCGCACCAGCTCTCCGGCGGCCAGCAGCAGCGGGTGTCCATCGCCCGCGCCCTGATGAACGGCGGCCACATCATCCTCGCCGACGAACCCACCGGCGCCCTCGACAGCCACAGCGGCAAGGAAGTCATGGCGCTGCTCGATGAACTGGCGGGCCAGGGCCACGTGGTGATCCTCATCACCCACGACCGCGAAGTCGCGGCCCGGGCCAAGCGCATCATCGAAGTCCGTGACGGCCTGATCATCAGCGACAGCGCCGCCGGCGCCCCCGCCGTCCAGGCCGCCGCCAACCCCGGCGCCCTGCAGGCGGTGGACCTGCGCAAGCGCCTGGCCGAAGGCGCGCAGGCCACCGGCGCCTGGAAAGGCGAACTGGTGGACGCCCTGCACGCCGCCTGGCGGGTAATGTGGATCAACCGCTTCCGCACCGCCCTGACCCTGCTCGGCATCATCATCGGCGTGGCCTCGGTGGTGGTGATGCTGGCGGTCGGCGAAGGCAGCAAGCGCCAGGTGATGGCGCAGATGGGCGCGTTCGGCTCCAACATCATCTACCTCAGCGGCTCGGCCCCCAACCCGCGCACGCCGCCCGGCATCGTCACCCTGGACGACGTCGCGGCGCTGGCCAGCCTGCCGCAGGTCAAACGCATCATGCCGGTCAACGGCGCCGAGGCCGGGGTGCGCTTCGGCAACGTCGACCACCTGAGCTACGTCGGCGGCAACGACACCAACTTCCCGGCGATCTTCAACTGGCCGGTGGTCGAGGGCAGCTACTTCACCGAGGCCGACGAACGCAACGCCACGGCCGTGGCGGTGATCGGCAAGAAAGTGCGCGACAAACTGCTCAAGGATGTCGCCAACCCGCTGGGCCAATACATCCTGATCGAGAACGTGCCGTTCCAGGTGGTCGGCGTGCTCCAGGAAAAGGGCGCCAGCTCCGGCGACCAGGACAGCGACGACCGCATCGCCATCCCCTACTCCGCCGCCAGCGTCCGGCTGTTCGGCACGCGCAATCCGGAATACGTGGCCATCGCCGCCGCCGACGCGCGCAAGGTCAAGGAAGCCGAGCACGCCATCGAGCAACTGATGCTGCGCCTGCACAACGGCAAGAAAGACTTCGAGCTGACCAACAACGCCGCGATGATCCAGGCCGAGGCCCGCACGCAGAACACCCTGTCGCTGATGCTCGGCTCGATCGCCGCGATCTCGCTGCTGGTGGGCGGCATCGGCGTGATGAACATCATGCTCATGACCGTGCGCGAACGGACCCGCGAGATCGGCATCCGCATGGCCACCGGCGCCCGGCAGCGCGATATCCTGCGCCAGTTCCTCACCGAGGCGGTGATGCTGTCGGTGGTCGGCGGCCTCGCCGGGATCGCCCTGGCGCTGATCATCGGCGGCGTGCTGATCCTCAGCGAAGTCGCCGTCGCGTTTTCCCTGATGGCGGTGCTGGGCGCCTTCGGCTGCGCCCTCGTGACCGGTGTCGTCTTCGGCTTCATGCCCGCCCGCAAAGCCGCCCGGCTCGATCCGGTCACGGCCCTTACCAGTGAATGA
- the pvdN gene encoding pyoverdine-tailoring periplasmic protein PvdN, producing MSNRREFLKQAGLLAAALPLGAGLPELAVAAQPPAAAPGDKWTQLRQLFDQDPDYLHFSNFLVTTHPRPVRDAIALHRAAIDKNPGLSMDWDLGVTEQREEEVRTWAGKYVQADARQIALTGSTTQGLAMIYGGVRVRADQEILTTEHEHYATHTILELRTEREGTRVRKIRLFDDPQKIDKAQLLATIDRSIRPETRVLGMCWVHSGSGVKLPLADIGALVDKHNQGRSEADRIVYVVDGVHGFGVEDLSFPAMNCDFFIAGTHKWMFGPRGTGIVVSRTPEVKYVTPIIPTFSEAEHFSTTMTPGGFHAFEHRWALSEAFKLHLQLGKADVQSRIHALNSYLKQRLLQRPQIELVTPLSPAFSAGFTFFRVKGKDSDKVAAHLMANRVVADAVHRDVGPVIRTAPGLLNDEAQIDRLLAVLDRAL from the coding sequence ATGAGCAACCGTCGCGAATTCCTGAAACAGGCCGGGCTGCTGGCCGCCGCGCTGCCGCTGGGCGCCGGCCTGCCGGAACTGGCCGTTGCCGCCCAGCCGCCAGCCGCTGCACCCGGCGATAAGTGGACGCAGTTGCGGCAGCTGTTCGACCAGGATCCGGATTACCTGCACTTCTCCAACTTTCTGGTGACCACCCACCCGCGCCCGGTGCGCGATGCCATTGCCCTGCACCGGGCGGCGATCGACAAGAACCCCGGCCTGTCGATGGACTGGGACCTGGGCGTCACCGAGCAGCGCGAGGAAGAAGTTCGCACCTGGGCCGGCAAGTACGTGCAGGCCGACGCCCGGCAGATCGCCCTGACCGGCAGCACCACCCAGGGGCTGGCGATGATCTACGGCGGTGTGCGGGTGCGCGCCGACCAGGAGATCCTCACCACCGAACACGAGCACTACGCCACCCACACCATCCTTGAGCTGCGCACCGAGCGCGAAGGCACCCGGGTACGCAAGATCCGCCTGTTCGACGACCCGCAGAAAATCGACAAGGCACAGCTGCTGGCCACCATCGACCGCAGCATCCGCCCCGAAACCCGCGTGCTGGGCATGTGCTGGGTGCACTCGGGCAGCGGCGTGAAACTGCCGCTGGCCGACATCGGCGCCCTCGTCGACAAACACAACCAGGGCCGCAGCGAGGCCGACCGCATCGTTTACGTGGTGGACGGCGTGCACGGCTTCGGCGTGGAAGACCTGAGCTTCCCGGCGATGAACTGCGACTTCTTCATCGCCGGCACCCACAAGTGGATGTTCGGCCCGCGCGGCACCGGGATCGTGGTCAGTCGCACGCCGGAGGTGAAATACGTCACTCCGATCATTCCGACCTTTTCCGAAGCCGAGCATTTCTCCACCACCATGACCCCCGGCGGCTTCCACGCCTTCGAGCACCGCTGGGCCTTGAGCGAGGCGTTCAAGCTGCACCTGCAACTGGGCAAGGCCGATGTGCAGTCGCGCATCCACGCGCTCAACAGCTACCTCAAGCAACGCCTGCTGCAGCGGCCGCAGATCGAACTGGTCACGCCGCTGAGCCCGGCGTTCTCCGCCGGCTTCACTTTCTTCCGGGTCAAGGGCAAGGACAGCGACAAGGTCGCCGCGCACCTGATGGCCAACCGAGTGGTGGCCGACGCCGTGCACCGTGACGTGGGCCCGGTGATCCGCACCGCCCCGGGGCTGCTCAACGACGAGGCGCAGATCGACCGCCTGCTGGCCGTGCTCGACCGGGCCTTGTGA
- a CDS encoding lysine N(6)-hydroxylase/L-ornithine N(5)-oxygenase family protein: MTQAIASPIVHDLIGVGFGPSNLALAIALQERGPTQGELDVLFLDKQADYSWHGNTLSTQSELQISFLKDLVTLRNPTSPYSFVNYLKQHGRLVDFINLGTFYPCRMEYNDYLRWVAGQFTEQSRYGEEVLTIEPVLHNQQVEALRVISRDVQGQQFVRTARSVVVSAGGTPRIPEAFKGLKGDARVFHHSQYLAQMAKQPCVNNQPMSIAIIGGGQSAAEAFIDLNDSFPSVQVDMILRGSALKPADDSPFVNEVFSPEFTDLIFQQKSSERERLVNEYHNTNYSVVDIDLIERIYGIFYRQKVSGVARHMFRTLTTVEKAVATDRGIELTVRNNATGEVTVRHYDAVVLATGYERQLHRQLLAPLEEYLGDFEVDRNYRLITDERCKAGLYMQGFCQASHGLSDTLLSVLPVRADEIAGSLYEHGKHRGHSRSVADLLLATAS; this comes from the coding sequence ATGACACAGGCAATTGCATCGCCCATCGTTCACGATCTGATCGGCGTCGGTTTCGGACCTTCGAACCTGGCGCTGGCCATCGCTCTGCAAGAGCGCGGCCCGACCCAGGGCGAACTGGATGTGCTGTTCCTCGACAAGCAGGCCGACTACAGCTGGCACGGCAATACCCTGTCGACCCAGAGCGAGCTGCAGATCTCCTTCCTCAAGGATCTGGTGACCCTGCGCAACCCGACCAGCCCGTACTCGTTCGTCAACTACCTCAAGCAGCACGGGCGCCTGGTGGACTTCATCAACCTCGGCACCTTCTACCCGTGCCGCATGGAGTACAACGACTACCTGCGCTGGGTCGCCGGGCAGTTCACCGAGCAGAGCCGCTACGGCGAAGAGGTGCTGACCATCGAGCCGGTGCTGCACAACCAGCAGGTCGAAGCGCTGCGGGTGATCTCCCGTGACGTCCAGGGCCAGCAGTTCGTGCGCACCGCCCGTTCGGTGGTGGTCAGCGCCGGCGGCACGCCGCGCATTCCGGAGGCGTTCAAGGGCCTGAAGGGCGACGCCCGCGTGTTCCACCACTCCCAGTACCTGGCGCAGATGGCCAAGCAGCCGTGCGTCAACAACCAGCCGATGAGCATCGCGATCATCGGCGGCGGGCAGAGCGCGGCGGAAGCGTTCATCGACCTCAACGATTCCTTCCCGTCGGTGCAGGTGGACATGATCCTGCGCGGTTCGGCCCTGAAGCCGGCCGACGACAGCCCGTTCGTCAACGAAGTGTTCTCGCCGGAATTCACCGACCTGATCTTCCAGCAGAAGAGCAGCGAGCGTGAGCGTCTGGTCAACGAGTACCACAACACCAACTATTCGGTGGTGGACATCGACCTGATCGAACGCATCTACGGCATCTTCTACCGCCAGAAGGTCTCGGGCGTCGCCCGTCACATGTTCCGCACCCTGACCACCGTCGAGAAGGCCGTCGCCACCGACCGCGGCATCGAGCTGACCGTGCGCAACAACGCCACCGGCGAAGTCACCGTGCGCCACTACGACGCCGTGGTGCTGGCCACCGGTTACGAACGCCAGTTGCACCGTCAACTGCTGGCGCCGCTGGAAGAGTACCTGGGCGACTTCGAGGTCGACCGCAACTACCGCCTGATCACCGACGAACGCTGCAAGGCCGGCCTGTACATGCAGGGCTTCTGCCAGGCCAGCCACGGCCTGAGCGACACGCTGCTGTCGGTGCTGCCGGTGCGTGCGGACGAGATCGCCGGTTCCCTCTACGAACACGGCAAGCACCGCGGGCACAGTCGTTCGGTGGCGGACCTGCTGTTGGCGACCGCCAGCTGA
- a CDS encoding sigma-70 family RNA polymerase sigma factor, translating into MLENYYRELVSFLNARLGNRQVAEDVVHDAYVRVLERSSDTPIEQPRAFLYRTALNLVIDDHRRNALRQVESLEVLDSEERYFTPSPHSTLDHGQRLEMLQRALAELPPLCRDSFLLRKIEGLSHPEIAEHLGISKALVEKHIVNAMKHCRVRIKQWDAH; encoded by the coding sequence ATGTTGGAAAACTACTATCGCGAGCTGGTGAGTTTCCTGAATGCCAGGCTCGGCAACCGCCAGGTCGCCGAAGATGTGGTGCATGACGCCTATGTGCGGGTGCTGGAGCGCTCCAGCGATACGCCGATCGAGCAGCCCCGGGCCTTTCTCTACCGCACGGCCCTGAACCTGGTGATCGACGACCACCGTCGCAACGCCTTGCGTCAGGTCGAGTCCCTTGAAGTGCTCGACAGCGAAGAGCGCTATTTCACTCCGTCCCCCCACAGCACCCTCGACCACGGCCAGCGCCTGGAGATGCTCCAGCGTGCATTGGCGGAACTGCCGCCGCTGTGCCGCGACAGTTTCCTGCTGCGCAAGATCGAAGGCCTGTCGCACCCCGAGATCGCCGAGCACCTGGGCATTTCCAAGGCGCTGGTGGAAAAGCACATCGTCAATGCCATGAAGCACTGCCGGGTGCGCATCAAGCAATGGGATGCCCATTGA
- a CDS encoding efflux RND transporter periplasmic adaptor subunit — protein MKRPRPARRALLATLCLIPVAAYAAWQMLPPGRDKFATVQVTRGDIESSVTALGTLQPRRYVDVGAQASGQIKKIHVEVGDTVKEGQLLVEIDPSTQKAKLDAGRFSIENLKAQLQEQKAQHELAQQKHQRQQNLAAGGATREEDVQTARAELKATQARIDMIQAQIRQAEASLRSDQAELGYTRIFAPMAGTVVALDAREGQTLNAQQQTPLILRIAKLSPMTVWAEVSEADIGHVKPGMTAYFTTLSGGQRRWSSTVRQILPVPPKPLDQTSQGGGSPASTSKSGSARVVLYTVLLDVDNADNALMAEMTTQVFFVAGQAKDVLTAPVAALQGSAGAGLQTARVVAANGEVRPREVRTGLSDRLNVQVLEGLSEGDHLLIGPADGNGG, from the coding sequence ATGAAACGTCCCCGCCCCGCCCGACGCGCCCTGCTCGCCACCCTTTGTCTGATTCCCGTCGCCGCCTATGCGGCCTGGCAGATGCTGCCCCCCGGCCGGGACAAGTTCGCCACCGTGCAAGTCACCCGCGGCGACATCGAAAGCAGCGTCACCGCCCTGGGCACCCTGCAGCCGCGACGCTACGTCGACGTCGGCGCCCAGGCCTCGGGCCAGATCAAGAAGATCCATGTGGAGGTCGGCGACACGGTCAAGGAAGGCCAGTTGCTGGTGGAGATCGACCCGTCCACGCAAAAGGCCAAGCTCGACGCCGGACGCTTTTCCATCGAGAACCTCAAGGCGCAGCTGCAGGAACAGAAGGCCCAGCACGAACTGGCGCAGCAGAAGCACCAACGCCAGCAGAACCTCGCCGCCGGCGGCGCCACCCGCGAAGAAGACGTGCAGACCGCCCGCGCCGAACTGAAGGCCACCCAGGCGCGCATCGACATGATCCAGGCGCAGATCCGCCAGGCCGAGGCCAGCCTGCGCAGCGATCAGGCCGAACTCGGCTACACGCGCATCTTCGCGCCGATGGCCGGCACCGTCGTCGCCCTCGACGCCCGCGAAGGCCAGACCCTCAACGCCCAGCAACAGACGCCGCTGATCCTGCGCATCGCCAAGCTGTCGCCGATGACGGTCTGGGCCGAAGTCTCGGAAGCCGACATCGGCCACGTCAAACCGGGCATGACCGCCTACTTCACCACCCTGAGCGGCGGCCAGCGGCGCTGGAGCAGCACCGTGCGGCAGATCCTGCCGGTGCCGCCCAAGCCGCTGGACCAGACCAGCCAGGGCGGCGGCAGCCCCGCCAGCACCAGCAAAAGCGGAAGCGCCCGGGTGGTGCTCTACACCGTGCTGCTGGATGTCGACAACGCCGACAACGCCCTGATGGCCGAGATGACCACCCAGGTGTTCTTTGTCGCCGGCCAGGCCAAGGACGTGCTCACCGCGCCGGTCGCCGCCCTGCAGGGCAGCGCCGGCGCCGGCCTGCAAACCGCCCGGGTGGTCGCCGCCAACGGCGAGGTGCGGCCCCGCGAAGTGCGCACCGGCCTCAGCGACCGCCTGAACGTGCAGGTGCTGGAAGGCCTGAGCGAAGGCGATCACCTGCTGATCGGCCCCGCCGACGGCAACGGAGGCTGA